In Papaver somniferum cultivar HN1 chromosome 1, ASM357369v1, whole genome shotgun sequence, a genomic segment contains:
- the LOC113298029 gene encoding 40S ribosomal protein S16, protein MATTESVQCFGRKKTAVAVTHCKKGKGLIKINGCPIELVEPEILRYKAFEPVLLLGRQKFAGVDMRIRVRGGGHTSQIYAIRQSIAKALVAYYQKFVDEQAKKEIKDILVRYDRTLLVADPRRCEPKKFGGRGARARFQKSYR, encoded by the coding sequence ATGGCAACCACTGAATCGGTTCAGTGTTTCGGTCGTAAGAAAACAGCAGTAGCAGTAACTCACTGTAAGAAAGGAAAGGGATTAATCAAGATTAATGGATGTCCAATCGAATTAGTTGAACCAGAAATCCTTCGTTACAAAGCTTTTGAACCAGTTCTTTTGCTAGGTCGTCAGAAATTTGCTGGTGTTGATATGAGAATTAGAGTTCGTGGTGGTGGACATACATCACAGATTTATGCAATTAGACAAAGTATTGCAAAAGCTTTAGTTGCTTATTATCAGAAATTTGTTGATGAACAGGCTAAGAAAGAGATTAAAGATATACTTGTTAGGTACGATAGAACTCTTCTTGTTGCTGATCCAAGGCGTTGTGAACCTAAGAAGTTTGGTGGTCGTGGTGCTCGTGCTCGTTTCCAGAAGTCTTACCGTTAA